One window of the Marmota flaviventris isolate mMarFla1 chromosome 2, mMarFla1.hap1, whole genome shotgun sequence genome contains the following:
- the Rasl12 gene encoding ras-like protein family member 12, with protein sequence MSSVFGKPRAGSGLQIAPLEVNLAILGHRGAGKSALTVKFLTKRFISEYDPNLEDTYSSEEIVDHQPVHLRVMDTADPDTPRNCERYLNWAHAFLVVYSLDSRQSFEGSSSYLELLALHTKETQRSYPTLLLGNKLDMAQYRQVTKAEGAALASRFGCLFFEVSACLDFEHVQHVFHEAVREVRRELEKSPLARPLFISEEKAPPHQASLATRHGLASCTFNTLSTVSLKEMPTVAQAKLVTVKSSRAQSKRKAPTLTLLKGFKIF encoded by the exons ATGTCCTCGGTGTTTGGAAAGCCCCGTGCGGGCAGCGGGCTGCAGATCGCGCCCCTCGAGGTCAACCTGGCCATCCTGGGGCACCGCGGGGCGGGCAAGTCCG CCCTGACCGTGAAGTTTCTGACCAAGAGGTTTATCAGTGAATATGACCCCAACTTGG AGGACACCTACAGCTCTGAGGAGATTGTGGACCACCAGCCTGTCCATCTGAGAGTCATGGACACTGCAGACCCG GATACCCCCAGGAACTGTGAGCGCTACCTGAACTGGGCCCACGCTTTCCTGGTAGTTTACAGCCTCGACAGCCGCCAGAGCTTTGAGGGCAGCAGCAGCTACCTGGAGCTGCTGGCCCTGCACACCAAGGAGACACAGCGCAGCTACCCCACTCTGCTGCTGGGTAACAAGCTGGACATGGCCCAGTACAG GCAGGTCACCAAGGCCGAGGGTGCGGCCTTGGCTAGCAGGTTCGGGTGCCTGTTTTTCGAGGTGTCTGCTTGCCTGGACTTTGAGCACGTGCAGCACGTCTTCCACGAGGCAGTGCGAGAGGTGCGGCGGGAGCTGGAGAAGAGCCCCCTGGCCCGGCCCCTCTTCATCTCTGAGGAGAAGGCCCCTCCCCACCAGGCCTCACTTGCCACCCGGCACGGGCTGGCCAGCTGCACCTTCAACACTCTCTCCACTGTCAGCCTGAAGGAGATGCCCACCGTGGCCCAGGCCAAGCTGGTCACTGTGAAGTCATCCCGTGCCCAGAGCAAGCGCAAAGCTCCAACTCTGACCCTGCTGAAGGGCTTCAAGATCTTTTGA
- the Kbtbd13 gene encoding kelch repeat and BTB domain-containing protein 13, producing MPRGPEVPVQVWVGGQLFQADQALLVEHCGFFRGLFRSGMREARAAEVRLGALSAGGFRTTLEVLRGQRPALAADDELLQAVECAAFLQAPELARFLEHSLTSDNCALLCDAAAAFGLRDLFHSAALFIRDGERELAADLVLPEARAYVATLRPSSYVALSTHTPAPGFLEDESRTMCYLDEEEDVWRTLAALPLEASTMLAGVATLGNKLYIVGGVRGPSKEVVELGFCYDPDGGTWREFPSPHQPRYDTALVGFDGRLYAIGGEFQRMTISSVECYDPATGCWSFMADLPQPATGVPCAQARGRLFVCLWRPADITAVVEYAARTDAWLPVAELRHPQSYGHFMVAHRDSLYVVRNGPSDDFLHCAIDCLNLTTGQWTELPGQFVNSKGALFTAVVRGDTVYTVNRVVTLLYAIEGGTWRLLSEKIGFPRPGSLQTFLLRLPPGAPGPVATALPEL from the coding sequence ATGCCGCGGGGCCCTGAGGTCCCAGTTCAGGTATGGGTGGGAGGCCAGCTCTTCCAAGCTGACCAGGCACTGCTGGTGGAGCACTGTGGCTTCTTCCGCGGCCTCTTCCGCTCCGGCATGCGGGAGGCTCGCGCTGCAGAGGTGCGCCTGGGCGCGCTGAGCGCGGGTGGCTTCCGCACCACGCTGGAGGTGCTGCGAGGCCAGCGGCCGGCACTGGCGGCCGACGATGAGCTGCTGCAGGCGGTGGAGTGCGCCGCCTTCCTGCAGGCGCCGGAGCTGGCGCGCTTTCTGGAGCACAGCCTCACGTCGGACAACTGTGCGTTGCTGTGCGACGCCGCCGCCGCCTTTGGCCTGAGAGACTTGTTCCACAGCGCTGCGCTCTTCATTCGCGATGGCGAGCGCGAGCTGGCGGCCGATTTGGTGCTGCCCGAGGCCCGCGCCTACGTGGCGACCCTGCGGCCCAGCAGCTATGTGGCCTTGAGCACTCACACGCCTGCACCTGGCTTCCTGGAAGATGAGTCACGCACAATGTGCTACCTGGACGAGGAGGAGGACGTGTGGCGCACGCTGGCCGCGCTGCCCCTGGAAGCCAGCACAATGCTGGCAGGAGTGGCCACGCTGGGCAACAAACTCTACATTGTGGGTGGCGTGCGTGGCCCCAGCAAGGAGGTGGTGGAGCTGGGCTTCTGCTACGACCCCGACGGAGGCACGTGGCGCGAGTTCCCCAGCCCACACCAGCCACGCTATGACACGGCACTGGTGGGCTTCGACGGCCGCCTCTACGCCATCGGAGGCGAGTTCCAGAGGATGACCATAAGCTCGGTGGAATGCTACGACCCGGCCACTGGCTGCTGGAGCTTCATGGCTGACCTGCCACAGCCGGCCACAGGGGTGCCCTGCGCCCAAGCGCGTGGCCGCCTCTTCGTGTGCCTGTGGCGGCCGGCAGACATCACCGCAGTTGTGGAGTATGCGGCGCGGACTGACGCGTGGCTGCCAGTGGCCGAGTTGCGGCATCCGCAGAGCTACGGCCACTTCATGGTGGCCCATCGTGACAGTCTCTACGTGGTGCGCAATGGACCTTCCGACGACTTCCTGCACTGCGCCATCGACTGCCTCAACTTGACCACGGGCCAGTGGACGGAGCTACCTGGCCAGTTTGTCAACAGCAAGGGAGCACTTTTCACTGCGGTAGTGCGCGGCGACACCGTCTATACTGTCAACCGCGTGGTCACGCTGTTGTACGCCATCGAGGGTGGCACCTGGCGGTTGCTCAGCGAAAAGATAGGCTTTCCCCGGCCCGGCTCTTTGCAGACCTTTCTCCTGAGGCTGCCCCCTGGCGCTCCGGGGCCTGTGGCCACGGCGTTGCCAGAACTGTGA